A single region of the Triticum dicoccoides isolate Atlit2015 ecotype Zavitan chromosome 2B, WEW_v2.0, whole genome shotgun sequence genome encodes:
- the LOC119366443 gene encoding phytochrome-interacting ankyrin-repeat protein 2-like, which produces MVQLRSSLSMTRARTRSDSDDADDRGWSQLHVAARKGNLKEVRRLLNEGMNVNAPTWGPKSPGATPLHLAAQGGHVKIMDELLERGANIDARTKGACGWTPLHIAAKERNKRVVRFLVENGAFLPPDLDDHRFNPPLHYCSGLEWAYEMKRMQDESDSGGEASFSSSN; this is translated from the exons ATGGTGCAGCTCCGCAGCTCGCTCAGCATGACCCGGGCGCGTACCCGCAGCGACTCGGACGACGCCGACGACCGCGGCTGGAGCCAGCTCCACGTCGCCGCCCGCAAGGGCAACCTCAAGGAG GTGAGACGTCTCCTGAATGAAGGCATGAATGTCAATGCACCCACATGGGGACCAAAGTCTCCTGGCGCTACTCCACTGCACCTTGCTGCTCAGGGAGGGCATGTGAAAATCATGGATGAACTACTGGAGCGCGGTGCAAATATTGATGCCCGAACAAAAGGAGCTTGCGGCT GGACTCCCCTGCACATTGCTGCCAAGGAAAGAAACAAGAGGGTGGTCAGGTTCCTTGTCGAGAACGGTGCATTCCTGCCCCCTGACCTGGACGACCACAGGTTCAACCCACCCCTCCACTACTGCTCTGGGCTGGAGTGGGCGTACGAGATGAAGCGCATGCAGGACGAGAGTGACTCGGGCGGCGAAGCTTCCTTCAGCTCATCCAACTAG
- the LOC119366444 gene encoding choline transporter protein 1-like, which translates to MGGPLGAIIGRYPSAAAAGGPGGDDADHPGGGGGTASLGIVRHDRRCRDLAFLVLFAAFWVAMIVNSSFAFNQGNPLRLTYELDYKGNVCGDRHGDPDVHELEVRYWLDPNQVYQSGVKGSKANLADAKAICLMECPTPAPDGLNFVCDYPEGDVRLSVDDWINRDYNYFDVLTPDMRNSSLQLQGPCYPVIFPSVNVYWSCQYIARASNVSLTHWQQMGGVNIEQNMLIDKTIHKAIDSRSAVLKRYVADIGKSWPVLIVCGALLPLFLSVIWLLMIRYFVAAMTWITVVLFNALIVSVTMFCYIKAGWLGNDPLTVVIGESDPYVHISGREISHLHVATVLMTVIMIIAFLSSIAIVRRILIATPVLKVAAKVIGEVQALIVFPVVPYFILAIFYMFWFSATLHLFSSGQVVRNDCSTDCCSYDLKLGKVNCDNCCGYSIHYTPHIGIAILFHLFGCYWATQFFMACSATVVAGSVASYYWARGEISHDIPFFSVVSSLKRLMRYNLGSAAIGSLVVSAVEWVRFILECLRRKLKLVGSAGESCFGKVSSSSSQCCRGCIDWTLMSVNRNAYIMIAITGKGFFKASVLATGLIMNNILRIGKVNVIGDVILFLGKLCVSLFCALFAFLMLDTHKYKSAHNKISSPLVPVLVTWGLGYTVAKLFFAVVEMSIDTIILSFCQDAEEHQGTAQYAPPLLMETLDEQGELQRLTQGP; encoded by the exons ATGGGCGGCCCGCTGGGCGCCATCATCGGCCGCTAcccctcggccgccgccgccggcggccccgGGGGAGACGACGCCGACCAcccgggcggcggcgggggcaCGGCCAGCCTGGGCATTGTCCGGCACGACCGGCGGTGCCGCGACCTGGCCTTCCTCGTCCTCTTCGCCGCCTTCTGGGTCGCCATGATCGTCAACTCCAGCTTCGCCTTCAACCAGGGCAACCCGCTCAG GCTGACATACGAGCTGGACTACAAAGGGAACGTCTGTGGCGACAGGCACGGCGACCCGGACGTGCACGAGCTCGAGGTCAGGTACTGGTTGGACCCCAACCAGGTGTACCAAAGTGGAGTCAAGGGCAGCAAGGCTAACCTGGCCGACGCCAAGGCCATCTGCCTCATGGAGTGCCCCACTCCGGCACCGGATGGGCTAAACTTTGTCTGTGATTACCCGGAAGGGGATGTCAGGCTCTCAGTTGATGATTGGATCAATAGGGACTATAACTACTTCGACGTTCTAACACCTGATATGAGGAACAGCTCCCTTCAGCTTCAGGGCCCGTGCTACCCTGTCATATTCCCTAGCGTAAACG TCTATTGGAGCTGCCAATATATCGCCCGGGCATCCAATGTTTCTTTGACGCACTGGCAACAGATGGGTGGTGTAAACATTGAACAAAATATGCTTATAGATAAGACTATCCACAAGGCCATCGATTCCAGATCTGCAGTCCTCAAG AGATATGTTGCGGACATTGGGAAGTCTTGGCCTGTGCTAATTGTGTGTGGTGCACTCCTTCCTCTTTTCTTGTCAGTGATCTGGTTGCTCATGATCCGTTATTTTGTTGCTGCAATGACATGGATAACAGTAGTGCTCTTCAATGCCCTTATAGTATCTGTTACTATGTTTTGTTACATCAAAG CTGGCTGGCTCGGAAATGACCCCTTAACGGTTGTTATTGGTGAAAGTGATCCATACGTCCACATAAGCGGGCGG GAAATAAGCCACCTTCATGTTGCCACAGTGCTGATGACAGTAATAATGATCATTGCTTTTCTGTCCTCAATAGCTATTGTCCGGCGTATACTGATAGCAACACCTGTCTTGAAG GTTGCTGCAAAGGTCATTGGTGAAGTTCAGGCACTGATAGTTTTCCCAGTTGTGCCATACTTTATCCTCGCTATCTTTTATATGTTCTGGTTTTCTGCCACACTCCACCTCTTCAGCTCCGGTCAAGTTGTCCGAAATGACTGCAGTACAGATTGTTGCTCATATGATCTGAAGTTGGGCAAAGTGAACTGTGACAACTGTTGTGGGTACAGCATCCATTACACCCCTCATATCGGCATTGCCATTCTTTTCCACTTGTTTGGATGCTACTGGGCTACACAATTCTTCATGGCATGCTCTGCAACTGTGGTTGCTGGATCAGTTGCTTCCTACTACTGGGCACGTGGCGAAATATCT CATGACATACCGTTTTTCAGCGTTGTCTCTTCGCTGAAGCGGCTGATGCGTTACAACCTTGGGTCTGCTGCCATAGGCTCGCTCGTTGTGTCTGCTGTTGAGTGGGTGCGGTTTATACTAGAATGCCTTCGCCGCAAGCTGAAGCTGGTCGGTTCTGCTGGGGAGAGCTGCTTTGGGAAAGTGTCATCGTCCTCGTCTCAGTGCTGCCGGGGCTGCATAGACTGGACCCTCATGTCTGTAAATCGAAATGCCTACATAATg ATTGCCATCACGGGGAAAGGGTTCTTCAAAGCTTCGGTGCTCGCGACCGGCCTCATAATGAACAACATACTGCGCATCGGGAAGGTGAACGTGATCGGGGACGTGATCCTGTTCCTGGGGAAGCTGTGCGTGAGCCTCTTCTGCGCGCTCTTCGCGTTCCTCATGCTGGACACCCACAAGTACAAGTCGGCGCACAACAAGATATCGTCGCCGCTGGTACCCGTGCTG GTGACGTGGGGCCTGGGGTACACGGTGGCGAAGCTGTTCTTCGCGGTGGTGGAGATGTCCATCGACACCATCATCCTGTCCTTCTGCCAGGACGCGGAGGAGCACCAGGGGACGGCGCAGTACGCGCCGCCGCTCCTCATGGAGACGCTGGACGAGCAGGGCGAGCTGCAGAGACTCACTCAGGGGCCctga